CCAAACCAGTGCCCTTCACCCGCGTGGTCAGTCGCCCCGGCGCGCGATGGAAGCGCTTGAAGATGCGCTTCAGTTCGTCCTGCGGGATGCCGACGCCGCGGTCCCGCACCTGCACCGTCACGTGCTCCGTGTCCGGCGTCGCCACCTCCACTTCCACCTGCACGCCTTGATGCGAATACTTGATGGCGTTCTCGATCAGGTTGGTGAATGCGGCGTGCAGTTCGTTGCGGTCTCCCAGCACTACCGGGGCGCCGTGTCCATTGGCGGCGTGGAAGCGGACCGCCTCCGGGTTGAGCTTGTATGCCGTTCGCGCCAGCGCCACCGACTCCTCTACCACTTCCGCCACGTCGATCGGCGTCCGCGCCAGGCTGCGGCCAGCCTGCCCGGTGCGCGCCGCCAGCAGCACCTGCTCCACCGTGCGCAGCAGCCGGTCGCTGTCCGTCAGCATCACGTCGTAGAACTCCCGCCGCTGCTGCTCGTCCACCTCGCGCGACTTCAGCGTCTCCAGGTACAGCCGCAGCGATGCAATGGGCGTCTTCAGCTCGTGCGTGACCGCGTTCAGGAAACTGTCGTGCTGTTCGTTGCGCCGGATCTCCCGCACCAGGAAGATGGTGTTCAGCACCAGCCCCGCGATGATGGCCAGCGACAGGATCGAGCCCAGCAGCAGCCAGCCCAGCGTGCGCCAGTGCAGCACGATCCAGCTCACGTTCAGCGCCACGGCCGCCGCGATCAGGCAGGCGCCGAGCGTCACGAAGAACACCACCGACTTGCGTCGTGTGCGCAGGTTCATCGCCAGG
This portion of the Terriglobales bacterium genome encodes:
- a CDS encoding HAMP domain-containing sensor histidine kinase, which produces MNLRTRRKSVVFFVTLGACLIAAAVALNVSWIVLHWRTLGWLLLGSILSLAIIAGLVLNTIFLVREIRRNEQHDSFLNAVTHELKTPIASLRLYLETLKSREVDEQQRREFYDVMLTDSDRLLRTVEQVLLAARTGQAGRSLARTPIDVAEVVEESVALARTAYKLNPEAVRFHAANGHGAPVVLGDRNELHAAFTNLIENAIKYSHQGVQVEVEVATPDTEHVTVQVRDRGVGIPQDELKRIFKRFHRAPGRLTTRVKGTGLGLFIVRSVIEKHGGRVRAESAGAERGSTFTVQLPRARA